gagccCTCACAGAAGGGAGACTCTGACCTAAGCCTACTGAGACTCTTCCCAGAAACCTCATGAACTCTTATGTTTGCAGTAAATCTGACTCTGGATGCAGCCACTGCCCATCCTGCTCTTTTCCTGTCTGAAGAGGGGAGAAGAATAACCTGGCAAGAACCATGTCAAGATCTTCCCATCTCCCCAGAGAGATTTGCTTCCATTCCCTGTGTGCTTGGTCAGCTGCATGCCAGCTCAGGGAGATACTTCTGGGAGGTAGAGGTTCAGAATGCACATTCCTGGGACCTTGGAGTTTGTAGGAATTATGTAGAAAGGAATGGGAGGGTCATAATGTCACCACAGAATGGTTTCTGGGCCATTAGGCTCTATGACGGGCAGTACTGGGGCCTCACATACCCAGAAACTTCTCTTACTCTGAAAGAAAAACCCTGTAGGGTGGGAGTATTCCTTGATTGTGTGGCTGGAGATGTATCTTTCTATAACATGAAAGATGGATCCCACATCTACACATTTTCCAAACAAACATTTTCTGGTGTTATAAGACCACTTTTTAGACTTTGGTCCTCTGACTCAGGCCCTCTGACCATTGTCCAGGTGGAGTAGAATACAATGATGCTGTAATTCATATGCCTAACCTTCCACGATGATTAGAGTTCTCCCCACTAGacacaaattcatttttttattcctcCTTTATTGGTTTATTCTAAGATGAAGCTCTGATACACACACTGATGGTTGCCTCTCATATTAATTTCCCCTTCTTCCTAAGTTAAAGGTCTCTCAATTATTACTATGCCTATGACAGTCTAATAGAAAGATGAGATTTCCTAGCATCccgtgctgctactgctaagtcacttcagtcatgtctgactctgtgcaaccctatagacagcagcccaccaggctcccccgtccctgggattctccaggaaagaacactggagtgggttgccatttccttctccaatgcatgaaagtgaaaagtgaaagggaagtcgctcagtcaagtccgaccgtcagtgaccccatggactgcagccttccaggctcctccatccatgggattttccaggcaagagtactggagtggggtaccattgccttctctgcatcccCTGCTGAATGTGACTaaattatgaccagtgcattttaagATGAATTATTCTgtatgactctttggaaaagaccctgatcctgggaaagattgagggaagaaggagaagaggatgacagaggttggatggcatcaccgagtcaatggacatgaacttgggcaaactctgggagatggggagggataaggaagcctggagtgctgcagtctgtggcattgcaaaaagttggacatgacttgtcAACTAAATAACTACATTCAGTATCAGCTCTGGAATGTGTTCTTAAAGGAAAATtatgtgattttcttcttttctctaacTATTTGTATGGCTGGAATGTGGCATGATGGGTGGATCTCTAAGAATATCTCTGATCATGTAATATGATATGGATAGAAAAGAAGATATAATAGAATGATTCTGGAGTTTTGACAGCTTTATGAAACTACTATATGCTCACTTTCTGAATTACTTCCAGTAAGAAacaaattttgtacctttaaaccatttgtgtgttttatttttgcctgttgCAACTGAATCCAATACTAACTCAGCATCCTCCCTTTAAGGATGGTAGCAGGTGACATCCACAGCTGAATATCCAGATGAAACCAGAAATGTAAAGTCCTGTACTTGCTTGCTCAGCTACTCCAGTGTGTCAGTCTCATTAGGGTCTTCCAATTTCCCCTGAATCTTCAGTCGCTCTTGATTTttcttcctaccctctcctttgtggttaccatggttaataattttaaatattatcttaCTAGAGAGTAAAAATCTCTGGCCTCATTGCCCTTATATCACATGTACTTGAAAAAAACCTCCAAATATGGGTAAATCTAATTACCTATCTCTCATACTGGCAGTTAAACATGCTATAGAAATCCACACATATGAGCAGATGGTTCCTCTTTACGTGTGTGATTACCTATCACAACTTGGACACCAGCACTATCAAGTAATCctctcattcattaaaaaatctacctTCATTCAACTTCCAAATCTACTCCCACCTTATACTCAATATATGACCATGTTCccatattgaaaaagaaaattaacaataatcAATTAGAAGATAATTATCTCATCtttgtaataataaatataacaaatctAAATCTCCACCTCTCCATTACTCCTCTCTCACTGTGTTATTAACAGAAGTATTTCCCTTTCTTCACAGGGAACACCAACCCATCTTTATTCATTCTGTACAGTGCTCTCTGGACTTCGATCCTTCAGTTGTTCCTCTCAGACTTTCCACGAGCTTTTTCCCAAGAATCTTATGTTTTTCAAAATCTTGTCCaccttaaaaatcaaaacaatacaATTTTCTACCAACTCTAGATCCTCCTTTATACTCTGCTTTCAtaaatttctcaaaataattatataaaaactgtttttgtatttctctgattcccatttccttcagaATATACTCTAGGTTATGGGTTAAACTGTATCTCCCTCACCACCTTTCCTAAATTTACATATTGAAATCCTTTACCTCCAGTACCTCTGATGACTTTGTTTGGAAATGGGGTCATTGCAGGTGTCATTAAAGATGgagtcactttcatgcattggagaaggaaatgacaacccactccagtgttcttgcctggagaatcccagggacaggggagcctggtgggctgccatctatggggtcgcacagagtcagacacgactgacgtgacttagcagcagcagcagcagcatccctgatACAGTAAGACTGTTGACCttaaaaaagggggaaatttAGACATCCACATAGGCACaaggagaatgccatgtgaagtCTGAAGTCTGCTTCCACAGCCAAGGAATGCGCCAGATTGCTAACAAAATACCAGCTGCTAGGAGAGAAACTTGGAACAGATTCCTCCCCAGCACCTTCAGAAAGAGCATTGCCCTGCCACACCTTAGTATCACAATTCTTGCCCCCAGAGCTGTGATATAATAAACTTCAGTCGTTAAGGTTAATTAATGTGTGATACTTTATTATAGTCTATTAATAGTCATAGCAAGCCAAtgtactcttttttattttgttttgttaaacACAATCTGatgatttattctttaaaaaaaaataataacccaaAACCTGTTACAGAAACTCCAGAGAATTTCtgcatttatataaatttcatgAAACAGTTGAAAACCAAcatagaaaaaaagttttaaattctaaGATTGTAATGAATTTATGAAAAGTACTTAATTCTATGATAATTATATCTGTATTTCAGTGTTCATGATTCCACATGCCTTAATACCCATTGTTTCATGTTAAAGCTATCAATATCCttaattcctattttacagatgagtggAGTAAGGCTTTGATtatttatattgttataaatataatattttaatattttccaaagtCATGCATTTACTAGATGCCAGAACTGGAACTAAAATCCTAGTCTTTTAACTCCACAAATCCAAGGCAACTGTTGCTAAACAAACTCactcttttcttatttatatagGCCAAAGCATCGTGATACATACACTTCATGCTGAAGACCAGTTACAGGTTTCTGATTAAAGAAGTAAAATCAACAGCAATGTGACCAAAGAGAGTTATAGTAAacatatgctaagttgcttcagttgtggccaactctttgtgcccccatggactgaatcccaccaggctcctctggtcatggaattctccaggcaacaatactggagtggatcgccatgccctcccccaggggatcttcccaacccaggcatcaaacccatgtctcttacatctgctgAATTGGCaaatgagttctttaccactaacaccagcTGATAAACTCACTTTATAGTTAAATGGTGGGTGTTAAAGCTCTTAGTTTAAATGACCACAAGCTATTAATTCTCAAAGTATGGTCCCAAGGAACATTAGTTCTGTGATTAGTCTCTTGATTAAATAAAGTGCTCAAatcttttctaatttaaaaattataaaattctataGGTTGCTGTATTTTCTAGAAAGTGCTATTCTAAATTATTTCAACCCTAAAAGTGAAGCAGTCAAAACAAATAGAATCTGCCAGCTTGCCCTGCCCTATGGATTTTAGATTTGATAGTCCTCACAATAATTAAATCAGCTCCCCTACCCCCTCACAATAAGTAAACCATGGAAGCCAACTCTGACTCCATgatggaactgtttctttgacttgctttcattgcttttgttattataatcatacagagTGAtttgcctcagagaatcctgctcCTCTGCCTGACTTAAActgaagtgcctttgttcagaaccctgtctACCTGCGGacagcaggaaggaagaaaataacacatcccctgcctgaggcttgccaaaGGGGTCCAAAGAATTGGTCCTAAAAACAGGGGATGAATGTAGTGACCCAAGGATGAAAAAGCAGATAAAACCAAAAGGGTTTTGGAATGCAAGAATGGAAAAATCAGACCCtttccatccttccctcccctatATCATAACTATTaatggatttcaggtcctcctgagcagtataacctgtctcccctcctaccccatagggagaaggtatttgcttTACTCTTCCCACACCCAGTACACAtgtctcatccaatcagcaaatgacccacaAGACACCTATCCCACTCCTTataccctgggtataaaagtggactaaagacccctgttcaatgtcagttctcccttgagctggcccgctGTTCTAACGGTATCTctcactctaataaactttattcgcCTCTAATTCTGCCTCatttctggaaattcttttccaaaccACACTTGTACCATAACATTTTTTGTGCCCCATATGGGGACTTGGGGTTTCTTCCCTACCTCCTCACTTCTCCTTTCTCATAGGGACCCTCTGCAAACAGGCAAGTGCTGTGGAAACAACTGAGGAACTGGCCAGCATTACCCTCTTGTGTATTCCAAAGGCCCCACTGCTCACTGCACTCCAGTAGCTGCCGCCCGAATAGGTGAGGGTCTCTCCTTTAGATTCCTTTCTAACTAGTCCAACCAATATAGTGTGGGCAtgggtcaggcacttaaaagccaTTAGGGCACCTGCCACATGCAGACTCCCACGTGAGGATAAGGGGGACATGGAACAGATCAGGCCACAAGGGCAACCACCCCCAGCAAGATAACTTCCATGCACGTGTCAGGCACATAGTGGTTGAAGCAAAACAGAGACCATTGTCCCCTGGCCACCGCCTCCCCAATAGGATTGTAGGGCAGattcctcagccttcttccctgtcactttcacttctccCCTTTTGGTCTGGATTGATTTACAGGAGCCTATATGTTGCCTCTGAGCCATCCCAAGAGCACGTTCCATGTTTCAGGAAATCACCTAACAGTGAGCCAGCTGGTGGCTCCCAGGAATGTCTGTCTGCCTGGGTCAGCCTCACAGTTCTGTCACATGGTGCCTTAGCTGTCATATGGTGCCTTAGCTGCATGTTTCTCAGGGGCCACCTCTCACTTCGGATGTAACTGTTGGGATGGTTGGCCATTTTGTGCCATTAGTCACACAGAGAGATCACTGGGACCAAAGGGACAGTGTCAGCTGGTGACTCTCAGTACCCCATTCTATGGCAGGTGGGCTAAGAGTGGGTTCTGGTACATCCCAGGAGCCTCTCTCAAACTCACTCCTGTCTACACtctcagaaactggaaaattttgaccCTGAAAAAGGCTTGGCCCAATACAAATTGGAGGACTCCGCAAAACAGTGGCCTGTGAATGGCACACTAGCTTTTGCCAAAAACAGGGAAAGGACTCAGAATTTCCTTACATTCAGTCCTTCACAGACTTCAATCAGAATCCAGATTTGAGAGACTCATGCCGCATGTGTCTTTCTGTTGCCTCCCTATCTCCCatccctttctgtctctctccatcagaTTTCCAGGATTCTGAGGTTCCCTTTGGTCCAGGTAGCCCAGGGgatcaaattcacccattccagtccattttagttcactgattcctaaatgttgatgttcactcttgccatctcctgtttgaccacttctaatttaccttgattcacggacctaacattccaggttcctatgcaatattggtctttacagcatcagattttacttccatcaccagtcacatccacaactgggcattgttttcactttggctccatctcttcattctttcttgagttatttctccagtagcatattgggtacctcccgtcctgaggagttcatctttcagtatcatatctttttgccttttcatactattcatggggttctcaaggcaagaatactgaagtgggttgccattaccttctccagtgcatcatgTTTTGTCAgtactctctaccatgacccataTGTCTTGCATGGCCCACACAGAATGTCTCATAGTTTCGATGACTAAGAAAGGCTTTGGCTCATGTGATTGGTTTGATTAGTTGGatccaacatctgttgaatcattgggaaagcaagagaatacaaaaaaaaaaaaaaaaaaagcatctacttATGCTTTTTTGATTAAGccaaatctttgactgtgtggatctcaaataactgtggaaaagtcttcaagagatgggaataccaaaccatcttactgccttctgagaaatatgtatccaggacaagaagcaacagttagaaccagacatgaaacaacaaactggtttcaaattgggaaaggagtacatcaaggctgtatattgtcaccctgtttatttaacttataggcaaagttcatttcatttcagttcagtcactcagtcgtgtccaactctttgtgaccgcatgaactgcagcacgccaggcctccgtgtccatcataAACTCCCGGAgtccgcccaaacccatgtccattgagtcggtgatgccatccaactatctcatcctctgtcatccccttttcctcctgccctcaatctttacaagcatcaggattttttcaaatgagccagctcttcgcatcaaatggccaaagtattggagtttcagcctcagcatcagtgtttccaatgaatattcaggactgatttcctttaggatggactcattggatctccttgcagtccaagggactctcaagagtcatctccaacacccagttcaaaagcatcaattcttctgtgctcagctttctttatagtccaactctcacatccatactgctgaaaaaaccaaagccttgactacatggacctttgttggcaaagtaatgtctctgcattttaatatgctgtcaggtttgatcataactttccttccaaggagtaggtgtctttaaatttcatggctacagtcaccatctgcagtgattttggagcccagaaaaatagtcagccactgattccaccgtttccccgtctatttgccatgaagtgatgggaccagatgccatgatcttagttttctgaatgttaagctttaagccaactttttcactctcctctttcactttcatcaaaaggttctttagttcttcttcactttctgccataagggtggtgtcatctgcatatctgaggttattgatatttcttccggcaatcttgtttccagcttgtgcttctttcagcccagcgtttctcatgatgtactctgcatataaattaaataagcagggtgacaatatacagccttgacgtattccttttcctatttggaacctgtctgttgttccatgcctagctctaactgttgtttcctgacctgcatacaggtttctcaagacgcagttcaggtggtctggtattcctgtctctttcagaattttccagtttattttgatccacacagtcaaaggctttggcatagtcaataaagcagaaatagatgttttttttcctggaactctcttactttttccatgatccaatggatgttggcaatttgatctctggttcctctgccttttctaaaaccagcttgaacatctggaatttcatggttgatgtattgctgaagcctggcttggagaattttaagcatcactttactagcatgtgagatgaacacaattgtgtggtagtttgagcattctttggcattgccttcctttggcattggaatgaaaactgaccttttccagtcctgtggccactgctgagttttccaaatttgcaggcatattgagtgcagcactttcacagcatcatcttttaggatttgaaatagctcagctggaattccatcacctccactagctttgttcatagtaatgctttctgaggcccacttgacttcacattctaggatgtctgtctctaggtgagtgatcacaccatcttgattatctgggtcatgaagatcttctttgtacagttcttctgtgtattcttgccacctctttttaatatcttttgcttctgttaggtctataccatttctgtcctttatcaagaccatctttgtatgaaatgttcccttggtatctctaattttcttgaagagatctctagtttttctcgttctattgttttcctctattccttagCATTGATcgctcaggaaggctttcttatctctccttgatattctttggaactctgcattcaaatggatatatctttccttttctcctttgcttttcacttcccttcttttcatacctatttgtaaggcagccattttgcttttttgcatttctttttggggggatggtcttgatccctgtctcctgtataatgtcatgaacctccatccatatgcagagtatatcatgcaaaatgcaggctggataaagcacaagctggaatcaagacttccaggagaaatatcaataaccttagatatgtagatgatgccacccttatggcagaaagcaatgaagaactaaagagcctttgatgaaagtgaaacaggagagtgaaaaagttggcttaaaactcaactcaaTTTAGAGgaggtcctaagatggcagaggaagtggatggggagaccactttcatccccacaaattcatcaaaagatcatttgaatgatGAGCAATTTCCACAAAATAACTTTTGAACTCTGACGGATgaaccaggcacccagaaagacagcccattctcttcaaaatgaggtaggacaaaatataaaagacaaaaaaagagacaaaagatttagggatggagacccattcTGAGGAAGTAGTAAGTAGtaaaggaggagaagtttccgaACACCAGGAAACCATTTCCTGCACGTCTGTAGGGAGTTTTGGAATCTTAAGGGCAACATaaccagaacacacacacacacacacacacacacacacacacacaatatgctcctaactgcaactcccagagtagaagtagcccagatgctcgcGTCTGCCACAAGTGAGGAAGgcctggacagggaggcgtgggttGCATGCTTaaggtaaggaccaggcctgaatcccctgaggacaatctgagggagcttcGTGAGATAGccacccaaactgtgggatagccagagaaagggaaaaaagaaaaaacagagagaactttcccatgaaaGGCTCTAACCTAATGCACAGGctggcccgctcacagaacaaaagattgaacaaataccaaaggagagctagccagctgcataCAGGACCCTCCCCTGCTGCCGGAGGCACAGGTAGGCATGCAacagccagaggcagaaggcaaggggccatcttggccccagagactggcatcctccaccaaactgtgagcaggctcctgGCTCCAGTTGCTAACCAAGCCTTCCTGGGATCCTGAACAGTTGATGTCTGCCAAGAGGGtcgcagcctgagatcagcttcCCAGAGGAGACACGcagcacacctgagacagtgctCTCACACcgcacccaggaaactgagtggCCAGGACCAGGAAGGTGATTAAGATACACGGGCCACCTGGGACAGTGTATTCATCAAGCATCTGGTCACCtaagctgcttggacctgggaaggacacaaaatgcatgcccaaccaagtctgtgcccttgtggagtacctgagaacctgaacctgagcagctcagacctgggaagtgcacaaaatTCAGGACCCGCTTTGGatagttcccctgcagagcaacctggagccttaGCAGTGTAGACCTGGAAAGCACATGCTGCCTTGAGCTTGGGCAAACACAGGGTGGTCCATATACTGCGAGCACCCCCcaacacaccagtgatatttgtttgcagtgttcctccctctcaacacaactgaacacgtgagcctaaataagtgaccaccttctcCCCCTTTTGTCAAGGCGGAaattagatactgaagagacttgcaaacagaggaagccaaaataaacaaagaagagggaaccactCTGGCACTGACAggtacaacagattaaaaccctgtagttgaCATTGACTAAGcactggaaggggcctatagatcttgagaagaagtacaagctggaacaaggaactatctaaaactgaactgaccccacactgccaacaacagctccagagaaattcctagatatatttttactattatcattttaaaaattttaaaatctttttatttttaagttctttattactcctttaattttcatttttataacctaccttgcaaaaaaaaaaaacaaactattttaaagcaaatttcacatatatatttttaataatttttgtgattgattttgttttatacttttaatattgtatttttgagagtctaaccatTACTCTatatttttatcctttgctttttggtatttgttatcaattttatacctttaagaatctaatctttggtatccattttcacttaggggtaTGATTACAggtttgattgctctctccccttttgactctcccttttctccccaaggtcacctctatctcctccctcccccttctcttctctacttaattctgcaaatctctctgggtgttctgggctgttgagaaaacacttcagttcagttaagttgctcagtcctgtccgactctttgcaaccccatgaactgcagcattccaggcctccctgtccatcaccaactcctgaagtccacccaaacccatgtccattgagtcagtgatgccatccaactatctcatcctctgtcatccccttctcctccttagggaactgattactggctagattggtctctccccttttgactccacCTCTTCTCTGCTTGGTCACTTCTatcaccctcctccctcttctcttctctatgtaattccatgaacctctctgagtgttccaaACTGTGGAGAGCACATGGGGAATTGACTACTGGCTAgactgctctctcctcttttgactccccctcttttcctcctggtgaCCTCTatcaccctcctccctcttctctactccatgtaactctgtgaacctctctgggtgtccctcactgtggggaatcttttcaccattaacctagatgttttatcatcagtgctgtatggatggagaactCTTgaagctactgtaagaataagactgaaagccagaggcaggaggcttaagtccaaaacttgagaataccagaaaactcctgactccagggaatgtTAATCAaaaagagctcatccaaaagcctccatatgTACACTGAAACCAAATCCTCTCAAGAGCCagcaagttccagggcaagacataacacgctaattctccagcaatgcaagAACACGGCCCTGATCATTAAAATACAGGCTACCCAAAGTcatgccaaacccatagacaccccaaaactcactactggacacttcgttgcactccagagagaagagatccagctccacccaccagaacacagacacagacttccctaaccaggaaaccttgacaagccactagtccaaccccacccaagggagcaacctccacaataaagaggaaccacaaacttccagcctacagaatggccaccccaaacacagcaatctaaacaaaattaaaaggcagagaaataatcagcaggtaaaggaacatgtcaatgcccaccaaaccaaaccaaagaggaggacATAGGGagtttacctgaaaaagaattcagaatagttatagtaaaaataatacaaaatcttgaaaacaaagtgGAGTTACAggtaaatagactagagacaaggattgagaagatgcaagaaatgtttaacaaggacatagaagaaataaaaaaaagagtcaatcacaatgaataatgc
This genomic interval from Bos taurus isolate L1 Dominette 01449 registration number 42190680 breed Hereford chromosome 23, ARS-UCD2.0, whole genome shotgun sequence contains the following:
- the LOC104969893 gene encoding butyrophilin subfamily 2 member A1-like; this encodes MGDLLKKIDKGENDKYDSQKQIVDLLKKLEKTPKKDDDFQKKFEEMSATIGDLLKKIDKGEQERGILWEKIEKMKQEKDEIAQEKNQIAQEKEVLLHNLEKMKQEKDEIAQEKNEIAQEKEQLKKEIERKKDQFKSVWRDIPLYADWRKEEFQTVNLTLDAATAHPALFLSEEGRRITWQEPCQDLPISPERFASIPCVLGQLHASSGRYFWEVEVQNAHSWDLGVCRNYVERNGRVIMSPQNGFWAIRLYDGQYWGLTYPETSLTLKEKPCRVGVFLDCVAGDVSFYNMKDGSHIYTFSKQTFSGVIRPLFRLWSSDSGPLTIVQVE